A window of Halogeometricum sp. S1BR25-6 genomic DNA:
GCTGGGACTGTCCGAATCCCACGAGCGCGCCCTCGTGCGAGTCCTTCAGGCAGTCCTCGTGGGACTGTTCGGCTACGGTCTCGCGACCGTGCGAGCGCCACTCGTCGCGTCGGGGGCCGTCGGACTCGCGGTGACGTTCCTGCCGGCGTTGCTCCGTCGCGAGTACGGCTACCGGATGGACGCCGGTCTCGTCGTCTGGATCACGCTCTCGATGCTCCTCCACGTCGTCGGCTTCCTCGGATTCTACGACAGGTACCAGTGGTACGACGAGATAACGCACACGCTCTCGGCGACGGTCGTCGCCGGACTCGGCTACGCGGCGTTCCGGGCGTTGGAACTCCACTCCGACGACATCGAGGTCCCCTCCGAGTTCAGAGCGGTGTTCATCGTCGTGTTCGTCCTCGCGGCGGGGGTCTTCTGGGAAGTACTGGAGTTCGCTCTCGGCGGTCTCGTCACCGTCTACGGCATCGACGACATCGTCACCGACATGGTGTTCAACGGCGTCGGCGCGATACTCGTCGCGCTCTGGGGAACCGGCCACGTCGACGGACTGGTCGGCTTCTTCGGCAACCGTCTCCGGGACGGCGACGACGGGTGAGACGACGCGAACGACGGGGTCACTCCTCGCTTTCGTAGTGTTCGCCGACGGACGACGGCATTCGCGTCGACCCCCAGACGGTGAGGACGACGACGACGGCCACGTACGGGAACAGATTGACGAGTCGGTTCGGAAGCTCGATTCCCGCCGTCTGGAACTGAATCTGAAGCATGTCGAGGCCGCCGAACAGGAGCGCCGCGAGCGCCGCGCCGATGGGGTTGTAGTTCCCGAACAGGTAGGCCACGATGGCGATCCACCCGCGACCGTTGACCATCGTGTCGCCGGTTCCGGTGAACGACCCGGCGTGCGCCATCAGCACGGCTCCGCCGAGTCCGGCCATCAGACCTGAGAAGATGACGGCCGCGTAGCGGATACGGGTGACGTCGATGCCGGCCGTATCGAGGGCCTCCGGGTTCTCGCCCGCGGCTTGGACCCAGTAGCCGTACTTCGTGCGGAAGAGGACGACCCACGCGGCGACGGCGAGGACGCCGGCGAGCCACACCAGCGGCGACGTGTCGAACAGGACGCTGCCGAGAACCGGGATTTCGGACAGCCCCGGGACGGTCACGCTGTTCATGCTCGCCAGCCCGGGACTGTTGCGGTTGCCCCACAGCAAGACGGCGGTGAACGGCCCGAAGCCGAGACCGATGAACCAGACGGCGAGGCCCGCGACGATTTGGTTCGCCTGATAGCGAACGAGCAACACGGCGAACGCGACCGAGAGCAGGCCACAGACGAGCGTCGCTCCGAGGATGCCGAGCCAGAGGGTGGTCTGACTCGGTGCGTCCCCGCCGAGGAGGAAGGTGAACGTCGCGGCGGCGACCGCGCCGAATATCATGAACCCCTCCAGTCCGATGTTGAACACGCCGCTTTTCTCGGCGTAGAGTCCGCCGATGGCCGCGAGAGCGATCGGCGAGGCCGCTTGCAGCGCTCGCTCGACGAACCCGACCGTGAGGATAGCCGCGACGGGCAGGTCGAATATCGTCGTGGAGACGACCGCCAGTGCCACGACGACGAGGACGGTTCCGAGGAGGAGTCGGGACCGGTCGTCGGTGCCGAGCGTCGCACCGCTCATCGGTCCGCACCCCCGAGACCGGTTCGTTTGGCGGCCATCCGGAACAGTTCCGGTGCGGCGACGAACAGCACGACGAGACCGACGATACCGTCGATCAACTGGACGGGAACGTCGCTGTTGATGCTGATGTACGACGCCGCGGAGTCGAGACCGCCGAACAGCAGACTCGCGGGAACGACCCCCAGGGGGTTGTTCGCGGCGAGCAGACTCACCGCGATTGCGTCGAAGCCGTACGTCCCGACGCCGGCGGGGTCGCTGTAGTAGCCCTGAATCATGATGGCGAACACCGCGCCCGCGACGCCCGCGACCATTCCCGAGAACGTCATCGTCGTGACGATGGTTCGCTCGGCGTCGACCCCGGAGAACGTCGCGGCGGCCTGTTGGTAGCCGCTCGTCACCATGTCGTAGCCGACGGTGGTCCGAGCCATGACGACGGCCACGAGGGCGACGACGAGAAGCGCCACCGCGAACCCGAGAATCGAGAAGTCGGGGTTGTCGTAGACGATTCGCGGGAGCGAGACGTACTCGGGCAGTCGTTCGGTGTTGGGGGCTCGGTTGCCTTCGCCGCGAAAGGCCCCCTCGACGAGGTAGCCGACGACGCCGACGGCGACGAAGTTCAGCATGATGGTCGTGATGATCTCGTTGGCGTCGGCGTACGCTTTCAGTATCCCCGGAAGCGCGCCGTAGGCGCCGGCCGCGACGACGGCCGCGAGCGTCCCGAAAACCATCAGGAGAACGCCGCCGACCGTCCCCGTCGGGAACACCGGTGCGAGCCACAGGATGGTGACGACGGTGGTGAATCCGCCGACGACGAACTGACCCTGTACCCCGATGTTGAACACGCCGGCGCGGAAGGCGATGGCGACGGCGACCCCCGTCAGCGTGAGAATCGTCGTGAACTTGAGCGTCCGCGCCGTCGCGCCGGCGTCGCCGAACGACCCCACGAACACGAATCGGAGGAACTGCGCCGGGTCGTAGCCCGCCGCCGCGACGACGACGAGACCGATGAGAAGTGCCAGCACCGTCGACGCCGCGGCTATTGCGAGTCGTTCGAGGACCGTCAGGTCGAGCACGCGGTCGGCCGCCCGGTCGAGCAGGTCGCGCGCGGGACTCGAATCGGCGTCGCTCACGACGCGACGCCTCCGCTCTCGACCGCGTCGTCGTCCGACTGGTCCGACCGCTCGGAGTCGGGCGCGTCCCCCTCGGCGGCACGTCCACCGCCGAGGCGACGACCCGCCATCAGCAGGCCGAGGTCCTCGTCGGTCACGTCGTCGGGGTCGACCACGTCGATGAACTCGCCTTCGTACATGACGGCGATTCGGTCCGACAGCGCCCGAATCTCTTCGAGTTTCGAGGAGACGAGCAGGACGGCCAAGCCCGTCTCGCGGAGGGCGACCAGTCGGTCGTGGATGAACTCGATGGAGCCGATGTCGACCCCGCGAGTCGGGTGGGCGGCCACCATGACGGCTGGGTCGTGTTCGATTTCGCGACCGACGATGAACTTCTGCTGGTTGCCCCCCGAGAGTGACCCCGCGCGCGCCTCCGCGTTCGGCGGTTGAACGTCGTACTCGGCGACGATGTCCGCGGCGTGTTCGCGGACCGCCGCCCAGTCGACGAATTTCCGAGAGACGAACCGGCCGACGGTCTGATTTCCCAGCAGCGCGTTCCGGACGAGGTCGTACGCTTGGACCAGTCCCTCCGTTTGGCGGTCTTCGGGGATGTAGGCGATACCGCCCCGGATGCGCTGGCGACGGCTCGTGTCGGTGACGTCGTCGCCGTCGAACGTGACGCGTCCCGACGACACCGACCGCAGACCGGTGACGGCCTCGACGAGTTCGGTCTGGCCGTTGCCCTGGACTCCGGCGATGCCGAGGATTTCACCCTCGTGGACCGTGAGGTCGACGTCGGATACCCGCTCTCGGCCGCGGTCGCCCTCCACGGACAGTCCTTCGACTTCGAGTTTCGGCGGGCCGGTCTCGCGTTCGCGAGGGCGTCTCTCGGTGAGGACGTCGCGGCCGACCATCATCCGCGCGAGTTCCTGCTCGGTCGTGTCGGCGGCGGCGACGGTGCCGACCGCCTCGCCGTCTCGGAGCACGGTCACCTCGTCGGCGACCGTCAACGCCTCGTCGAGTTTGTGCGTGATGAAGACGAGCGAGCGACCCGAATCCGTGAGTTCGACCATCACGTCCGCGAGGCGGTCGACCTCTTGGGGCGTGAGAACGGCCGTCGGTTCGTCGAACACGAGGATGTCCGCACCTCGATAGAGGCTCTTGACGATTTCGACGCGTTGGCGGGCGCCGAGGTCGAGGTCGCGGACCGGCGTGTCGAGGTGCCGGTCGACGTCGAACTCGTAGCGGCGGCAGATGTCCGTCACTCGCTCGCGGGCGACCGACTCGTCGACGAGGCCGTTCTCGGTCGGTTCGTGACCCAAGATGATGTTCTGGAGGACGGTCATCGGCTCGACGAGTTGGAAGTGCTGGTGAATCATCCCGACGCCGGCGTCCATCGCATCCCGGGGCGAGTCGAACTCGCGGTGTTCGCCGTCGATGACGATGTCCCCCGCGTCCTTCTCGTAGAGTCCGTAGAGGATGCTCATCAACGTCGTCTTACCCGAGCCGTTCTCGCCGAGCAGGGCGTGAACCGTCCCGCGTTCCAGCGTGAAATCGACGCTGTCGTTGGCGACCACGTCGCCGAAGCGCTTGGTAATACCTTCGAGTCGGACGGCCGGATGCTGTGCGTTATCTGGCATGGGGAGTGGTGCGGGTATCCATCGAAACGAGGAGACGGATGGTCAGTTACAGCCAGCGGCGGTGCAGGGAACGGTGATGTCGCCGTTCAGGATGCCCTGCTTGGCCTCGTCGAGGTTCTGCTGGACGGCGTCGGGAAGTTGACCCTCGTAGGCCTGCCCGATGACGCAGTCGACCGCCTCGTCCGCCAACCCGAGCGTGTTCGACCCGGCGACGCTCTGGAAATCGTCCTCCGCGACGGCGACGGCGACTTCGCGGGTTCCCTCGTTGATGTATTTCACCGCCGAGCCGATGATGACGTCCTGGAAGTCGGGGAGCGTCGCCGACTGGTCGGCGTCGACGCCGATTGCGAGGCGTTCGTTCTCCTGTGCGGCCTCGAAGACGCCGCGACCCGCCGCGGCGGCGGCGTGGTAGACGATGTCCGCACCGTCGTCGTACTGCGAACTCGCGATGTCCGCGGCCGTGCTCGTGTCGGTGTAGTTGCCGATGTAGCCGACGTTGACCTGCACGTCCGAGTTGACCCACTCCGCCCCGGCGACGTACGAGCGCTCGAACGCGTTGATGAGCGAACCGTCCACGCCCCCGACGAACCCGATTTGAGCGGTGTCGGGGTTCGTGGAACCGCCGCCGCCGGTCAGTTCTTCGGTCGTCATCGTCCCGCCGAGGACGCCCGCGAGGTACGACATCTGGTGGTTCGCCCACGTGTAGCCGGCGACGTTCGGCTGGTCGACGTAGTCGTTGATGAGCATCCAGTTCTGGTCGGGGTAGTCGGCGGCGTTCTGGGTCAACGCCTCGGTGTGATTGTACGAGACCAGCACGATGAGGCCGTAGTCGCCGCTTTGAGCGAGGTTGGCCTGCGTCGATTGGTACTGTGCCTGTTCGGTCTCTTCGACCTGATTGATCTCGATGTCGTACTCCTCGCTCGCGGTCTGCAGGCCTTCCAACGCGAGGTCGTTGAACGCGTTGTCGTCGAAACCGGCGGGGCTGGAGACGATTGCGACGTTCGTCGTCTCGGTACCGCCGCCGTCCCCGCCCCCACCGTCCGTCTCGCCGGTGCCGCCGCCGGTGGTGGTCGCGTCGCCGCCACCGCCGCCGAGACACCCGGCGAGTGCCGCCGTGCCAGCGAGCGCCGTGCCGGACGCGAGAAACCGTCGTCGACAGATCGTCCGCTCGGTAGCGCCGTCCTTCGATTCGTCGTACATGTTCGAGGGTACTGACATCTTCCTGTCTTATGTTGACATGCACACAGGAAAATCATTCCGTTTGAGTTACAATTATGCGTCTCGGTCGCGTGGCGCGCGGGAATCGGGCGTAGCCGGACAGCTGTGCTCGGTGGAAACGAGACGGACGGACGAGCGGTTCGTCGGGCGAAACAGCCCCCGAATCACGGATGGAACGCCGGCGAGACGGTCGCGGTTCGGCACCCGAAGGAGAGACGCGAGAAGTAGCTCCGCGGTCTGAAGCCGCCCACCGGTTCGCTCGCGGCGCTCGAAGAATCCCGGCGGAAGCGTCGTCCCCTCCGCCGATACCGATAATTCGGTGGTGCGCGGTTCCCGTGGAGAACGTCGCCACGAAACCCGACCGACGGCGACCGACGCGACGTCGGGGCGTACGGCCGGGTCGGAATCCGCGCGTTCGCCGGGTCGCCGGGGGAGCGCTTAGTCGGCGCTTACTCGAGGTCGAAGCGGTCGTGGGTCATGACCTTGTGCCACGCGTCCGCGAAGTCGCGCACGAACTTCTCCTCGCCGTCGTCGGCTCCGTACACCTGCGCGACGGTTCTGAGTCGGGCGTTCGACCCGAAGACGAGGTCGAAGCGGGTCGCCTCCCACTCGACGTCGCCCGTGTTGCGGTCGCGCAGTTCGAACGCGTACTCGTCGTCCGTGAGGGGTTCCCACTCGTAGTCCATGTCGAGCAGGTTGTCGAAGAAGTCGGTGGTCAGCGTCCCCGGTCGGTCGGTGAGGACGCCGCGGTCGGAGCCGTCGTAGTTCGCGTCCAGCGCTCGCATGCCGCCGACCAGCGCCGTCATCTCGGGGACCGTCAGGTTCAGGAGGTCCGACTTGTCGACCAGCATCTCTTCGGCCCGTTCGTCGGCCTCCTCGGAGCGGTAGTTCCGGAAGCCGTCGGCCTCCGGTTCGAGCACCTCGAACGACTCGACGTCGGTCTGCTCCTGCGAGGCGTCGGTTCGGCCGGGCTCGAACGGAATCTCCAGGTCGTGGCCGGCGTCCGCCGCCGCCTGTTCGACGGCCGCGTTACCGCCGAGGACGATGAGGTCCGCCAGCGAGACTTCCGTCCCGTCGGACTGCGAGTCGTTGAACTCCGAGCGAATCTCCTCGAGCGTGTCGAGCACCGTCGAGAGCTCCTCGGGGTTGTTGACCTCCCAGTCGCG
This region includes:
- a CDS encoding BMP family lipoprotein — translated: MSVPSNMYDESKDGATERTICRRRFLASGTALAGTAALAGCLGGGGGDATTTGGGTGETDGGGGDGGGTETTNVAIVSSPAGFDDNAFNDLALEGLQTASEEYDIEINQVEETEQAQYQSTQANLAQSGDYGLIVLVSYNHTEALTQNAADYPDQNWMLINDYVDQPNVAGYTWANHQMSYLAGVLGGTMTTEELTGGGGSTNPDTAQIGFVGGVDGSLINAFERSYVAGAEWVNSDVQVNVGYIGNYTDTSTAADIASSQYDDGADIVYHAAAAAGRGVFEAAQENERLAIGVDADQSATLPDFQDVIIGSAVKYINEGTREVAVAVAEDDFQSVAGSNTLGLADEAVDCVIGQAYEGQLPDAVQQNLDEAKQGILNGDITVPCTAAGCN
- a CDS encoding ABC transporter permease: MSGATLGTDDRSRLLLGTVLVVVALAVVSTTIFDLPVAAILTVGFVERALQAASPIALAAIGGLYAEKSGVFNIGLEGFMIFGAVAAATFTFLLGGDAPSQTTLWLGILGATLVCGLLSVAFAVLLVRYQANQIVAGLAVWFIGLGFGPFTAVLLWGNRNSPGLASMNSVTVPGLSEIPVLGSVLFDTSPLVWLAGVLAVAAWVVLFRTKYGYWVQAAGENPEALDTAGIDVTRIRYAAVIFSGLMAGLGGAVLMAHAGSFTGTGDTMVNGRGWIAIVAYLFGNYNPIGAALAALLFGGLDMLQIQFQTAGIELPNRLVNLFPYVAVVVVLTVWGSTRMPSSVGEHYESEE
- a CDS encoding ABC transporter ATP-binding protein; amino-acid sequence: MPDNAQHPAVRLEGITKRFGDVVANDSVDFTLERGTVHALLGENGSGKTTLMSILYGLYEKDAGDIVIDGEHREFDSPRDAMDAGVGMIHQHFQLVEPMTVLQNIILGHEPTENGLVDESVARERVTDICRRYEFDVDRHLDTPVRDLDLGARQRVEIVKSLYRGADILVFDEPTAVLTPQEVDRLADVMVELTDSGRSLVFITHKLDEALTVADEVTVLRDGEAVGTVAAADTTEQELARMMVGRDVLTERRPRERETGPPKLEVEGLSVEGDRGRERVSDVDLTVHEGEILGIAGVQGNGQTELVEAVTGLRSVSSGRVTFDGDDVTDTSRRQRIRGGIAYIPEDRQTEGLVQAYDLVRNALLGNQTVGRFVSRKFVDWAAVREHAADIVAEYDVQPPNAEARAGSLSGGNQQKFIVGREIEHDPAVMVAAHPTRGVDIGSIEFIHDRLVALRETGLAVLLVSSKLEEIRALSDRIAVMYEGEFIDVVDPDDVTDEDLGLLMAGRRLGGGRAAEGDAPDSERSDQSDDDAVESGGVAS
- a CDS encoding ABC transporter permease codes for the protein MSDADSSPARDLLDRAADRVLDLTVLERLAIAAASTVLALLIGLVVVAAAGYDPAQFLRFVFVGSFGDAGATARTLKFTTILTLTGVAVAIAFRAGVFNIGVQGQFVVGGFTTVVTILWLAPVFPTGTVGGVLLMVFGTLAAVVAAGAYGALPGILKAYADANEIITTIMLNFVAVGVVGYLVEGAFRGEGNRAPNTERLPEYVSLPRIVYDNPDFSILGFAVALLVVALVAVVMARTTVGYDMVTSGYQQAAATFSGVDAERTIVTTMTFSGMVAGVAGAVFAIMIQGYYSDPAGVGTYGFDAIAVSLLAANNPLGVVPASLLFGGLDSAASYISINSDVPVQLIDGIVGLVVLFVAAPELFRMAAKRTGLGGADR